Proteins encoded within one genomic window of Cryptococcus neoformans var. grubii H99 chromosome 4, complete sequence:
- a CDS encoding CAMK protein kinase, which yields MSQTPSQQPPYSDDVFEPTQLSQPAYSQTQNTQTFISSQVEPRRKYWAIFISTHSDRGILKVPWSKPYIQLGRGPYTLGNDVILPEKRVSNTHCRFTLGMQGTKNLELANDITKAWKEGEGEPEVWVEDLKSSNGTFVNGARINTRRLLRHGDEISLGHAGTLDYHDVRYIYRSVGGKRLKNGQASSNSGDLEPVGQVYEKYQLLDRLGKGTFAEVHKAVDVETGNMRAIKQIVKHRFAGNDKTLQLFHREINITRSLEHENICRLIDWYEDPQHICLVLEYVDGGDLLDYIMNWPDEQGGLPEQHAAELTVQICRAMAYTHSKGITHRDLKPENILLTKEHEGARIVKIADFGLAKMIHTNTMLVSMVGTPQYLAPEIVMQTDQQPGYENVVDSWSVGIIVYSMMTKALPFDEDSKLPVEQRIRARFNQPPDVYLLEQRNVSQQAIDFILRLLDKDPAKRMTMAQALDHDWLSEPSSQPVESQRMGLGGDSMWSIQSFDSLQPEFNYGPGNTTDWQRPATVSGTRLESGIEGSDDFSQPMTKLHLNTPEVCNIPSQRASSKQTTGAAGINTPVSPLSPFVAGNPVNVVSPSVPASTSSASLSKQQKRKLEHEKRANSIGSEDEGLEDINRTNNDPVNENIDASIMKESAVDSVKEDGKGDIVLARRPRKSMRLQ from the exons ATGTCTCAAACTCCTTCCCAGCAGCCCCCCTACAGTGACGATGTCTTTGAACCCACCCAGCTGTCTCAACCAGCATACAGCCAAACCCAAAACACACAGACGTTCATCAGCAGCCAGGTAGAGCCGCGCAGAAAATACT GGGCGATCTTCATCTCTACCCACTCGGATCGCGGAATCTTAAAAGTGCCCTGGTCCAAGCCCTATATTCAACTGGGAAGAGGACCATATACTCTTGGAAACGATGTTATACTTCCCGAAAAGAGAGTCTCCAACACGCACTGCCGCTTTACTCTTGGGATGCAAGGTACGAAGAATCTAGAACTAGCTAATGACATCACCAAGgcatggaaagaaggggagggtGAGCCCGAAGTATGGGTAGAGGATTTGAAGAGCAGTAACGGAACGTTT GTTAATGGTGCTCGTATCAACACTAGGCGCCTTTTACGGCATGGTGATGAGATATCACTAGGTCATGCGGGCACTCTTGACTACCACGACGTTCGATATATATACCGTTCCGTTGGGGGGAAGAGATTAAAGAATGGGCAAGCCTCAAGCAATAGTGGCGACCTCGAGCCTGTAGGCCAGGTTTACGAGAAGTATCAATTGCTCGATCG CTTGGGGAAAGGGACATTTGCAGAAGTTCATAAAGCTGTGGACGTTGAAACGGGGAATATGCGAGCCATCAAA CAAATTGTCAAACATCGCTTTGCTGGCAATGACAAGACTCTCCAGCTGTTTCACCGAGAAATCAATATCACTAGAAGTCTGGAACAC GAAAACATATGTCGGCTGATTGATTGGTATGAAGATCCTCAACATATATGTCTTGTCCTGGAGTATGTAGATGGAGGTGATCTTTTGGATTACATCATGAACTGGCCAGACGAGCAAGGCGGTCTCC CTGAGCAACACGCTGCTGAACTCACAGTTCAGATTTGCCGTGCAATGGCCTACACA CATTCAAAAGGCATCACTCATAGAGACTTGAAGCCAGAG AATATTCTTTTGACAAAGGAACATGAAGGCGCTCGAATAGTCAAAATTGCAGATTTTGGCTTGGCTAAGATGA TCCACACAAACACTATGCTTGTATCCATGGTCGGGACTCCGCAGTATTTGGCTCCTGAGATTGTCATGCAAACAGATCAGCAACCAGGATACGAAAACGTGGTGGACTCCTGGTCTGTCGGCATAATAGTTTACAG CATGATGACCAAGGCTTTACCATTTGATGAGGATAGCAAACTTCCTGTTGAG CAACGAATTCGAGCCCGTTTTAATCAACCACCTGATGTGTACCTGTTGGAGCAGCGAAACGTGAGCCAGCAAG CAATCGATTTCATTTTGAGGCTTTTGGACAAAGATCCCGCCAAGCGCATGACGATGGCCCAAGCCTTGGATCATGATTGGCTTTCTGAGCCCTCTTCACAGCCAGTTGAGTCGCAACGCATGGGTCTTGGTGGTGATTCTATGTGGTCTATCCAATCTTTCGACTCATTACAACCCGAGTTTAATTATGGTCCAGGAAATACCACAGACTGGCAAAGACCCGCCACGGTCTCTGGCACAAGGTTAGAAAGTGGTATTGAGGGGTCAGATGATTTCTCTCAACCAATGACCAAACTGCATCTCAATACTCCAGAAGTATGCAATATACCTTCTCAAAGGGCAAGTAGCAAACAAACAACCGGCGCTGCAGGCATCAACACCCCAGTATcacctctctctccctttgTTGCTGGTAACCCGGTCAACGTCGTTTCACCGTCTGTTCCTGCCTCGACATCATCCGCATCTCTTTcaaaacaacaaaaacgCAAGTTAGAACATGAAAAGAGGGCTAATAGCATCGGctcggaagatgaaggtttAGAGGATATCAACAGGACAAATAACGACCCAGTGAATGAGAACATTGACGCATCCATTATGAAGGAGTCGGCGGTCGATAGTGTaaaggaggatggaaaaggcgATATTGTATTGGCTAGACGCCCCCGAAAATCTATGCGCCTTCAATAG
- a CDS encoding adenylyl cyclase-associated protein, giving the protein MATSQGIHSISTILKRLEAVTSRLEDIAVTQAPHGSSVKSPAPASDTPTGVAPPAPPPPPAPEAPKAAEMTQPAQSPASKVYQDEIINGALNDFLSKSKEVGGLVAEHSALIGPLCEAQLSFLQFASNHAKPATPNALAPLLEPQGKAIEAIMETKDKLSRSKEGREWGVCFNVLGEGVPAWGWVQVEPTPAPYVGEMKNAAQFWSDRVIKQYKETNASAVAWAKSFIALIAALESYVKQWHTTGVVWNPKGSPAPPSMPKASASAPSPPPPPPSGSAPAAPTSGSGAAALLADLNRGGAVTSGLRKVDSSQMTHKNPSLRSAGTVSDNAKKGPPLKPKPGAKPAKKPAKIELEDGNKWIIENQEDNKSIKIDNTELHHTVHIFGCVNSVVQISGKINAVTMAGCKKTSVVLDTAVSSFSITSSPSFEVQIIGSIPTIQIDTTDSGQVYLSKDCMEVVEIVTSKSSSINISVPTGEDGDFVERPVPEQMKSRIIDGKLVTEIVEHSG; this is encoded by the exons ATGGCCACATCCCAGGGAATACACTCTATCAGCACAATTCT CAAACGCTTGGAGG CTGTCACAAGTCGTCTTGAAGACATCGCAGTCACGCAGGCCCCTCACGGCAGCTCTGTCAAGTCACCTGCCCCGGCTTCTGATACTCCGACAGGTGTTGCTCCACCTGCgccccctcctccacctgcGCCAGAGGCTCCCAAGGCCGCAGAAATGACTCAGCCCGCTCAGTCCCCGGCCTCCAAGGTCTATCAGGACGAAATCATTAATGGTGCTCTGAATGACTTCCTCTCTAAATCCAAGGAAGTGGGAGGCTTGGTAGCTGAGCAC TCGGCTCTCATAGGCCCCTTATGTGAAGCGCAGTTATCTTTCCTCCAGTTTGCGTCAAATCATGCAAAGCCCGCTACCCCCAATGCACTTGCACCATTGCTGGAACCACAGGGGAAGGCCATTGAAGCGATCATGGAGACGAAGGACAAGCTCAGTCGATCCAAAGAAGGTCGTGAGTGGGGTGTCTGCTTCAATGTATTGGGAGAAGGTGTCCCCGCTTGGGGCTGGGTACAAGTG GAACCTACACCTGCACCTTACGTTGGTGAGATGAAGAACGCTGCTCAATTCTGGTCCGACCGCGTGATCAAACAGTACAAAGAAAC AAATGCGTCGGCAGTTGCCTGGGCCAAGTCCTTCATTGCGTTGATTGCTGCCCTTGAATCCTATGTTAAGCAATGGCATACTACTGGTGTAGTCTGGAACCCTAAG GGTTCCCCGGCCCCCCCTTCTATGCCCAAGGCATCAGcatctgctccttctccacctcctccccctccttctggCTCAGCACCGGCTGCTCCTACATCTGGTTCTGGAGCTGCTGCCCTTTTGGCTGATTTGAATCGTGGTGGCGCTGTCACTTCTGGATTGCGAAAGGTCGATAGTTCCCAGATGACCCACAAGAACCCCTCACTTCGTTCTGCCGGCACTGTCTCTGACAATGCAAAGAAGGGCCCGCCTCTCAAACCCAAGCCTGGGGCAAAGCCTGCAAAGAAGCCTGCGAAGAtcgagcttgaagatgggaaCAAATGGATCATT GAAAACCAAGAGGACAACAAATCTATTAAAATCGACAACACTGAACTTCACCACACTGTTCACATCTTTGGTTGCGTCAACTCTGTGGTTCAGATCTCCGGTAAAATCAACGCTGTAACCATGG CTGGATGTAAGAAGACGTCTGTCGTCCTCGACACCGCCgtatcctctttctctatcACTTCGTCCCCCTCCTTTGAAGTCCAGATCATCGGCTCCATTCCCACCATCCAAATCGACACCACTGACTCTGGCCAGGTATACCTCTCAAAGGATTGTATGGAAGTGGTTGAAATCGTTACCAGCAAGTCCAGTAGCATCAACATTTCTGTGCCCACCGGCGAAGATGGTGATTTCGTCGAAAGGCCTGTGCCTGAGCAGATGAAGTCAAGGATAATCGACGGAAAACTGGTTACCGAGATTGTAGAGCACTCAGGATAG